Proteins encoded by one window of Maliibacterium massiliense:
- a CDS encoding toxin-antitoxin system protein → MDSDLVEILKKLAERDDRSFSQYINMVLRSHVSRLQHKQQRR, encoded by the coding sequence TTGGATAGCGATCTGGTGGAAATACTGAAAAAACTGGCTGAAAGAGACGACCGTTCTTTTTCGCAGTATATTAACATGGTATTGCGCAGCCATGTAAGTCGATTGCAGCATAAGCAGCAACGCAGATAA
- a CDS encoding XRE family transcriptional regulator, with protein sequence MRIGQKIKRLRVQHGLTQQELADRTELSKGYISQLESEMTSPSIATLVDILECLGTNLKDFFNEESQERIVFPRADAFVKTNDSLAHTIEWLVPNAQKNSMEPILITLEPGGKSEEDNPHEGEEFGYVLAGSIYICMGAERTRARKGDAFYFSPTMTHTIVNAGKTPASVLWVSCPPSF encoded by the coding sequence TTGCGTATTGGCCAGAAGATCAAGCGGCTGCGCGTGCAGCACGGCCTGACCCAGCAGGAGCTGGCGGACCGCACGGAGCTTTCCAAGGGGTACATCTCCCAGCTGGAGAGTGAGATGACCTCCCCCTCCATCGCCACGTTGGTGGATATCCTCGAGTGCCTGGGCACCAATTTAAAGGATTTCTTCAACGAGGAATCCCAAGAGAGAATCGTATTCCCCCGCGCGGACGCCTTTGTCAAGACAAACGATTCTCTCGCCCACACCATCGAATGGCTGGTGCCCAACGCCCAGAAAAACAGCATGGAGCCCATCCTCATCACGCTGGAGCCGGGCGGCAAAAGCGAGGAGGACAATCCGCACGAGGGCGAGGAGTTCGGCTACGTGCTTGCGGGCAGCATCTATATCTGCATGGGCGCTGAACGCACCCGCGCCCGCAAGGGGGACGCGTTTTATTTCTCCCCCACCATGACGCACACCATCGTCAACGCCGGCAAGACGCCCGCAAGCGTGCTTTGGGTGTCCTGCCCGCCGTCGTTTTAA
- a CDS encoding TM2 domain-containing protein, which produces MLVCGNHPDVPAAGACVVCGRLLCRSCLQEHGGRLYCHAHAPAPTSYYSAATGAPETVPAGYAAEGIPAAPAPLFAAGAAIPATPAQAMPRAPRARNRLSAFMLCLFLGFLGAHYFYVKKYGMAALYLCTFGLVGVGVIVDIVRILRGTFTDGEKQPLAQ; this is translated from the coding sequence ATGCTGGTATGCGGCAATCATCCGGACGTGCCGGCCGCGGGGGCCTGCGTGGTGTGCGGCAGGTTGCTGTGCAGAAGCTGCCTGCAGGAGCACGGCGGCCGCCTCTACTGCCACGCGCACGCGCCTGCGCCCACGTCGTACTACAGCGCGGCGACCGGCGCGCCCGAAACGGTGCCCGCAGGATATGCCGCCGAAGGCATCCCCGCAGCGCCCGCGCCCCTTTTTGCCGCCGGTGCGGCCATCCCAGCCACGCCCGCGCAGGCCATGCCGCGTGCGCCTCGCGCGCGCAACAGGCTCTCCGCCTTTATGCTGTGCCTGTTCCTGGGCTTTTTGGGGGCGCATTACTTTTACGTGAAAAAGTACGGCATGGCGGCGCTGTACCTGTGCACGTTCGGCCTGGTGGGCGTGGGCGTGATCGTGGATATTGTCCGCATCCTGCGCGGCACGTTTACCGACGGGGAAAAGCAGCCGCTTGCGCAGTAA
- a CDS encoding ABC transporter ATP-binding protein, with the protein MPQDEHIIDLVDISKNFEGNDSPALHDINLYIRKNEFITLLGPSGCGKSTTLRIIGGFVTPTTGQVLFHGKDIANLPPYKREVNTVFQKYALFPHMNVYDNIAFGLTIRKVDKKEIAERVGRMLELVNLKGYEKRSIDSLSGGQQQRIAIARALVGEPQVLLLDEPLGALDLKLRRGMQVELKRMQQHLGITFVYVTHDQEEAMTMSDTIVVLNDGAIQQIGTPVDIYNEPKNAFVANFIGESNIINGTMVHDLLVDFDGARFTCVDKGFGENTPVEVVVRPEDIYLVDPDHGEIVGDVISMTFKGAHNEIIVRSASGYEWLIQDTNPFAVGQRVGLIIRPDDIHIMKKGADAYEA; encoded by the coding sequence ATGCCACAGGATGAACATATCATCGATCTTGTCGATATCTCCAAAAACTTTGAGGGGAACGATTCCCCCGCGCTGCACGATATCAACCTATACATCCGCAAAAACGAGTTTATCACGCTGCTGGGGCCCAGCGGGTGCGGAAAGTCCACCACGCTGCGCATCATCGGCGGGTTTGTCACGCCCACCACCGGGCAGGTGCTCTTCCACGGCAAGGACATCGCAAACCTCCCCCCCTACAAGCGCGAGGTCAACACGGTATTTCAAAAATACGCGCTGTTTCCGCACATGAACGTGTACGACAACATCGCCTTTGGCCTGACCATCCGCAAAGTGGACAAAAAGGAGATCGCAGAGCGGGTGGGCCGCATGCTGGAGCTGGTCAACCTCAAGGGGTATGAAAAGCGCTCCATCGATTCGTTGAGCGGCGGGCAGCAGCAGCGCATCGCCATCGCGCGCGCACTGGTGGGGGAGCCGCAGGTGCTGCTGCTCGATGAGCCGCTGGGCGCGTTGGATTTAAAGCTGCGCCGCGGCATGCAGGTGGAGCTCAAGCGCATGCAGCAGCATCTGGGCATCACCTTTGTGTACGTGACGCACGATCAAGAGGAAGCCATGACCATGAGCGACACCATCGTGGTGCTCAACGATGGTGCCATCCAGCAGATCGGCACGCCCGTGGACATCTACAACGAGCCCAAAAACGCCTTTGTGGCCAACTTCATCGGGGAGAGCAACATCATCAACGGCACCATGGTGCACGACCTGTTGGTGGATTTTGACGGCGCGCGCTTCACCTGCGTGGACAAAGGCTTTGGCGAAAACACGCCCGTGGAGGTGGTGGTGCGCCCCGAGGACATCTACCTGGTGGACCCCGACCATGGCGAGATCGTGGGCGATGTCATCAGCATGACGTTCAAGGGCGCGCACAACGAGATCATCGTGCGCTCCGCCTCCGGCTACGAGTGGCTGATTCAGGATACCAACCCCTTTGCCGTGGGCCAGCGCGTGGGGCTGATCATCCGTCCCGACGATATCCACATCATGAAAAAGGGGGCGGACGCCTATGAAGCGTAA
- a CDS encoding ABC transporter substrate-binding protein encodes MKIKRLLVCVLCLALVCAGSLSMVGCSKKPTVHVYNWEDYIDPAVVEMFEEEYGVKVKYSAFTTNEDMFALMQSGATSYDVIFPSDYMIERMVANDMLQPIDYNRVDQFENIEERWQKGLDFDPEGKYSVPYMWGTVGILYNKTMVNGEIDSWDALWDPQYSGNILMIDSIRDALGISLKREGFSLNTKDTAELEQAKQALIDQKPLVLAYVVDQAKDKMIRGEAAMALVWSGDAKYAMEQNEDLDYVVPKEGSNVWVDSMVVPANAKNAQGAMDFINFMCRPDIAQMNAEYIGYCSPNKAALENMDAEITEDERFYITDEEYNKCEYFHDLGDALETYNEMWSEIKSGGN; translated from the coding sequence ATGAAAATCAAACGCTTGCTTGTCTGTGTGCTGTGCCTGGCGCTCGTGTGCGCGGGCTCCCTGTCGATGGTGGGCTGCTCCAAAAAGCCCACGGTGCACGTGTATAACTGGGAGGACTACATCGATCCGGCAGTGGTCGAGATGTTTGAGGAGGAGTACGGCGTCAAGGTCAAGTACAGCGCCTTCACCACCAACGAGGATATGTTCGCGCTGATGCAGTCGGGCGCCACCAGCTACGACGTGATCTTCCCCTCCGATTACATGATCGAGCGCATGGTCGCCAACGACATGCTGCAGCCCATCGACTACAACCGCGTGGATCAGTTTGAAAACATCGAGGAACGCTGGCAGAAGGGGCTGGACTTTGACCCCGAGGGCAAGTACAGCGTGCCCTATATGTGGGGCACGGTGGGCATCCTCTACAACAAAACCATGGTCAACGGCGAGATCGACTCTTGGGACGCGCTGTGGGACCCCCAGTACAGCGGCAACATCCTGATGATCGACTCCATCCGCGACGCGCTGGGCATCTCGCTCAAGCGCGAGGGCTTTTCCCTCAACACGAAGGACACCGCTGAGCTGGAGCAGGCCAAGCAGGCCCTGATCGACCAGAAGCCCCTGGTGCTGGCCTACGTGGTGGACCAGGCCAAGGATAAGATGATCCGCGGCGAGGCGGCCATGGCGCTGGTATGGTCGGGCGACGCCAAGTACGCCATGGAGCAGAACGAGGATCTGGACTACGTGGTGCCCAAGGAGGGCTCCAACGTGTGGGTGGATTCCATGGTGGTGCCCGCCAACGCCAAAAACGCCCAGGGCGCGATGGATTTCATCAACTTCATGTGCCGGCCGGACATCGCCCAGATGAACGCCGAGTACATCGGCTACTGCTCGCCCAACAAGGCCGCGCTGGAAAACATGGACGCGGAGATCACCGAGGACGAGCGCTTCTACATCACCGATGAGGAGTACAACAAGTGTGAGTACTTCCACGATCTGGGAGACGCGCTGGAGACCTACAACGAGATGTGGTCTGAGATCAAATCGGGCGGTAACTGA
- a CDS encoding helix-turn-helix transcriptional regulator, with the protein MNRLKLLRLKRGITQTKIQMLTGIDQSDYSKLENGKRYLTFEQCKRLALALQTSMDYLAGLTDEERPYPRS; encoded by the coding sequence ATGAATCGGCTCAAGTTACTGCGGCTCAAACGTGGAATCACACAGACCAAGATACAGATGCTCACCGGGATTGACCAGAGTGATTACTCAAAGCTGGAAAACGGCAAACGTTACTTAACCTTTGAGCAATGCAAGCGATTGGCGCTTGCATTGCAGACGAGTATGGATTACTTGGCTGGTTTAACGGATGAGGAGCGTCCATATCCCCGCAGCTGA
- a CDS encoding ABC transporter permease: MKRKWFAYPYSVWMMIFIVVPMLMVCYYAFTDAGGAFTLENMQKALGPIPMTALGRSLWMALVSTAICLAIGYPAAYALNSASLKRKTLFLLLFMVPMWMNFLLRTYAWTVLLERNGLINVALGAIGLPPQQLLYSDGAVILGMVYNFLPFMVLPIHSVLQKIDPALIEAAEDLGASRRRVFTRVTLPLSVPGIVSGITMVFMPAASTFVISQLMGSNAAQLFGELVEQQFRTLYNYNYGAALSMVLMVCILISMAVMNRFSGDKEAAALW, translated from the coding sequence ATGAAGCGTAAGTGGTTCGCCTATCCCTACAGCGTGTGGATGATGATCTTCATCGTGGTGCCCATGCTGATGGTGTGCTATTACGCGTTCACCGACGCAGGCGGCGCCTTCACCCTGGAGAACATGCAAAAGGCGCTGGGCCCCATCCCCATGACGGCGCTGGGCCGCTCGCTGTGGATGGCGCTCGTCTCCACCGCGATCTGCCTTGCGATCGGCTATCCGGCGGCGTATGCGCTCAATTCCGCATCGCTCAAGCGCAAAACCCTCTTTCTCCTGCTGTTTATGGTGCCAATGTGGATGAACTTCCTCTTGCGCACCTACGCCTGGACGGTGCTCTTGGAGCGCAACGGCCTGATCAACGTGGCGCTGGGCGCCATCGGCCTGCCCCCCCAGCAGCTGCTCTACTCCGACGGTGCGGTGATATTGGGCATGGTATATAACTTTTTGCCCTTTATGGTGCTGCCCATCCACTCGGTGCTGCAGAAGATCGACCCCGCGCTCATCGAGGCCGCGGAGGACCTTGGCGCCTCCAGGCGCCGCGTGTTCACCCGCGTGACGCTGCCCCTTTCGGTGCCGGGCATTGTATCGGGCATTACCATGGTGTTTATGCCCGCCGCCTCCACGTTCGTCATCTCCCAGCTGATGGGCAGCAACGCGGCCCAGCTCTTTGGCGAGCTGGTGGAGCAGCAGTTCCGCACCCTGTACAACTACAACTACGGCGCGGCCCTCTCCATGGTGCTGATGGTGTGCATCCTCATCAGCATGGCCGTCATGAACCGGTTCTCCGGAGATAAGGAGGCCGCGGCGCTATGGTAA
- a CDS encoding DUF5808 domain-containing protein — protein MTDQMINAITMGFTMLFLVLINAYSPYISRRSFCFGVTIPPDQRQHPGLVAARKTYALRVLVIGVLLSALCFGMLAAVRDADSALVLVVLFPSLEMLVSFIAFLRARRQVQQIKAQAGWRQTYRQVASVDMHQEDDMRGVMLGFAGLYVLLMLATLLVGQMGYAGLPEQVPVHFDAEGSPNGFMQKGPMVIWMPVLFQLVLGLTMIFSIVSIRKSRRSIDPDDPEGSAARGRIFRRAWTQLMLVTALLVGLLLLCMQLLTLGWISTQLVMAATFLLLAIVAVWSTVLTVRLGQGGRRLSEASIRRGTMPRDDDTHWKLGIFYFNREDSALFVEKRFGVGWTCNFARPAAWLLFGGLLALCLGMPLFITLMQ, from the coding sequence ATGACCGATCAAATGATCAACGCAATCACCATGGGCTTTACCATGCTTTTTCTGGTGCTAATCAACGCCTATTCCCCCTACATCTCGCGCCGCTCGTTTTGCTTTGGCGTAACCATCCCGCCCGACCAGCGCCAGCATCCCGGCCTGGTGGCCGCGCGCAAAACCTACGCGCTGCGTGTGCTGGTGATCGGGGTGCTGCTCAGCGCGCTGTGCTTCGGTATGCTGGCCGCCGTGCGCGACGCGGATAGCGCGTTGGTGCTCGTAGTGCTGTTCCCCAGCCTGGAGATGCTCGTCAGCTTTATCGCCTTTTTGCGGGCGCGCAGGCAGGTGCAGCAGATTAAGGCGCAGGCGGGCTGGCGGCAGACCTACCGGCAGGTGGCCAGCGTGGATATGCACCAGGAGGACGATATGCGCGGCGTGATGCTGGGCTTTGCCGGCCTGTACGTGCTGCTGATGCTGGCCACGCTGCTTGTGGGCCAGATGGGCTACGCCGGCCTGCCCGAGCAGGTGCCCGTCCACTTTGACGCAGAGGGCAGCCCCAACGGCTTTATGCAAAAAGGGCCGATGGTCATCTGGATGCCGGTGCTCTTTCAGCTTGTTTTGGGGCTGACGATGATCTTCTCCATCGTGTCCATCCGCAAATCCCGCCGTAGCATAGACCCCGACGATCCGGAGGGATCGGCCGCGCGTGGGCGCATCTTCCGCCGCGCCTGGACGCAGCTGATGCTGGTGACCGCCCTTTTGGTTGGCCTGCTTCTGCTGTGCATGCAGCTGCTCACGCTGGGCTGGATATCCACGCAGCTGGTGATGGCCGCAACCTTCTTACTCTTGGCCATCGTCGCCGTATGGTCCACTGTGCTGACCGTGCGGCTGGGGCAGGGAGGGCGCCGCCTTTCGGAGGCGAGCATCCGCAGGGGCACCATGCCGCGCGATGACGACACGCACTGGAAGCTGGGCATCTTTTACTTCAACCGGGAGGACAGCGCCCTGTTTGTGGAAAAGCGCTTTGGCGTGGGCTGGACGTGCAACTTTGCCCGCCCCGCCGCCTGGCTGCTGTTCGGCGGGCTGCTGGCGCTCTGCCTGGGGATGCCCCTTTTCATCACCCTGATGCAATAG
- the fba gene encoding class II fructose-1,6-bisphosphate aldolase: protein MPLVTTTEMFKKAYEGGYAIGAFNVNNMEIIQGITEAAEENRAPVILQVSAGARKYANHTYLMKLVEAAVQLSSVPIAMHLDHGADFEICKACVDGGFTSVMIDGSHHSFEDNIALTKRVVDYAHDHGVVVEGELGRLAGVEDDVKVSADDALYTDPAEVEEFVARTGVDSLAIAIGTSHGAFKFKGEPHLRFDILEDISKRLPGFPIVLHGASSVVPAYVDIINANGGDIQGAQGVPENLLRQAARMAVCKINIDSDLRLAFTAGVRQYMQENPGAFDPRQYLTPARDLIRTLVSHKLVEVLGCNGKA, encoded by the coding sequence ATGCCGCTTGTCACAACTACCGAGATGTTTAAAAAAGCCTACGAGGGCGGGTACGCCATCGGCGCGTTCAACGTGAACAATATGGAGATCATCCAGGGCATCACCGAGGCCGCGGAGGAAAACCGCGCCCCCGTGATCCTGCAGGTGTCCGCCGGCGCGCGCAAGTATGCCAACCACACCTATCTGATGAAGCTGGTGGAGGCCGCGGTGCAGCTGAGCAGCGTGCCCATCGCCATGCACCTGGACCACGGCGCGGATTTTGAGATCTGCAAAGCCTGCGTGGACGGCGGCTTCACCTCGGTGATGATCGACGGTTCCCACCACAGCTTTGAGGACAACATCGCGCTGACCAAGCGCGTGGTGGATTACGCCCACGATCACGGCGTGGTCGTCGAAGGCGAGCTGGGCCGCCTGGCCGGCGTGGAGGATGACGTCAAGGTCTCCGCAGACGACGCGCTCTACACCGACCCTGCCGAGGTGGAGGAGTTTGTCGCGCGCACCGGCGTGGACTCGCTTGCCATCGCCATCGGCACCAGCCACGGCGCCTTCAAGTTCAAGGGCGAGCCGCACCTACGCTTTGATATCCTGGAGGATATCTCCAAACGCCTGCCTGGCTTCCCCATCGTGCTGCACGGCGCCTCAAGCGTCGTCCCCGCATATGTGGACATCATCAACGCCAACGGCGGCGATATCCAGGGCGCGCAGGGCGTGCCGGAGAATCTGCTGCGCCAGGCGGCGCGCATGGCGGTGTGCAAGATCAACATCGACTCCGACTTGCGCCTGGCCTTTACTGCGGGCGTGCGCCAGTACATGCAGGAGAACCCCGGCGCGTTTGACCCGCGCCAGTACCTGACCCCCGCGCGCGACCTGATCCGTACGCTGGTTTCCCACAAGCTGGTGGAGGTGCTGGGCTGCAACGGCAAGGCGTAA
- a CDS encoding aminopeptidase translates to MIDPRMTQLAHNLITYSCDIQPGEKILIEAFGIPTAMVTELVRETYAAGGYPYVYLKDNAVQRALLMGAQSEQLDFLAKCEGQMMRSMQAYIGLRGGDNAFETSDVPHAQNELYQKHVWAKVHGKIRVPETKWVVLRWPTPSMAQLASTSTENFEAFYFKVCNLDYAKMSRAMDSLVALMERTDRVRLVGKGTDLSFSIKGIPAIKCDGKLNIPDGEVYTAPLRESVNGRISFNTPSIHNGFGYSDIVFDFKDGKIVCATANDTARINQVLDTDEGARYIGEFSLGVNPFITTPMCDTLFDEKIMGSIHFTPGSCYDDAYNGNKSAIHWDLVYIQTPEYGGGEIYFDDVLIRKDGRFVIEELACLNPEALA, encoded by the coding sequence ATGATTGATCCGCGCATGACACAACTGGCACATAACCTGATCACCTATTCCTGCGACATCCAGCCCGGGGAAAAGATTCTCATCGAGGCCTTCGGCATCCCCACCGCGATGGTGACCGAGCTTGTCCGCGAGACGTACGCCGCGGGCGGCTATCCCTACGTCTACCTGAAGGACAACGCCGTGCAGCGCGCGCTGCTGATGGGCGCGCAGAGCGAGCAGCTGGATTTTCTAGCCAAGTGCGAGGGCCAGATGATGCGCAGCATGCAGGCGTACATCGGCCTGCGGGGCGGGGACAACGCCTTTGAGACGAGCGATGTGCCCCACGCGCAAAACGAATTGTACCAAAAGCACGTTTGGGCCAAGGTGCACGGCAAGATCCGCGTGCCCGAAACCAAGTGGGTGGTGCTGCGCTGGCCCACGCCCTCCATGGCGCAGTTGGCCTCCACATCCACGGAGAACTTTGAGGCATTCTATTTTAAGGTGTGCAATTTGGATTACGCCAAAATGTCGCGGGCGATGGACAGCCTGGTGGCGCTGATGGAGCGCACCGACCGGGTGCGTTTGGTGGGCAAGGGCACGGATTTGTCCTTTTCCATCAAGGGTATCCCCGCCATCAAGTGCGACGGCAAGCTCAACATCCCCGACGGCGAGGTGTACACCGCGCCGCTGCGCGAGAGCGTCAACGGCCGCATCTCCTTTAACACGCCCAGCATCCATAACGGCTTTGGCTACAGCGACATCGTCTTTGACTTTAAGGACGGCAAGATCGTGTGCGCCACCGCCAACGACACCGCGCGCATCAACCAGGTGCTCGATACCGACGAGGGCGCCCGCTACATCGGCGAGTTCTCGTTGGGCGTCAACCCCTTTATCACCACGCCCATGTGCGACACCCTTTTTGATGAAAAGATCATGGGTTCCATCCACTTTACGCCCGGCTCGTGCTACGACGACGCCTACAATGGCAACAAGTCCGCCATCCACTGGGATCTTGTGTACATCCAGACGCCGGAGTACGGCGGGGGTGAGATTTATTTTGACGACGTGCTCATCCGCAAGGACGGACGCTTTGTCATCGAGGAGCTGGCCTGCCTGAACCCCGAGGCGCTCGCTTAA
- a CDS encoding molecular chaperone Hsp90: MNSEVRDFVVEKTHALMDAFSCSREAKEAAQAWLAALGTQNEAEETQKYIAELEEDIVTVDGLIAFASSEAGAQVFGADKAKEVAAHARDIKAAGAKYCDCPACAAVEAILARKEDILK; this comes from the coding sequence ATGAACAGCGAAGTACGGGATTTTGTTGTGGAGAAAACCCACGCACTGATGGACGCATTCTCCTGCAGCCGCGAGGCGAAGGAGGCGGCGCAGGCCTGGCTGGCTGCATTGGGCACCCAGAATGAGGCAGAGGAGACCCAAAAGTACATCGCGGAGCTGGAGGAGGATATCGTGACCGTGGACGGCCTGATCGCCTTTGCATCATCGGAGGCGGGTGCGCAGGTGTTCGGCGCGGATAAGGCCAAAGAGGTCGCCGCGCACGCGCGGGATATCAAGGCTGCGGGCGCGAAGTACTGCGATTGCCCCGCCTGCGCGGCAGTAGAGGCGATCCTCGCGCGCAAGGAGGACATCCTCAAGTAA
- a CDS encoding glycosyltransferase family 2 protein has protein sequence MSKPTYSVIVPMYNEEAVIAESYRRLKQVMDGVDAPYELVFVNDGSRDTTMDIMRGIAAQDACVRIIDFARNFGHQIAVSAGLDYVQGDAVVIIDADLQDPPELIPDMIAKWKEGYEVVYGKRAKREGENAFKLLTAWAFYRVLDKLSDGRIPRDTGDFRLIDACVVDVLRGMPEKSRFLRGMVAWVGYNQVALEYNRDERWAGETKYPLKKMLKLASDGIMSFSYKPLSWATKAGVLTGGIALVYLLASFILWCVTRAVPAYHFLFALLLGVQGIILCMMGLQGAYIGRIFAQSQGRPLYIVRKTYGYEEA, from the coding sequence TTGAGCAAACCGACTTACAGCGTGATCGTGCCGATGTACAATGAGGAGGCGGTCATCGCCGAATCGTACCGGCGCCTCAAGCAGGTGATGGACGGCGTGGACGCGCCCTATGAACTGGTGTTTGTCAACGACGGCAGCCGGGATACGACCATGGACATCATGCGGGGCATCGCCGCGCAGGACGCGTGCGTGCGCATCATCGACTTTGCCCGCAACTTCGGCCACCAGATCGCGGTGAGCGCGGGGCTGGACTATGTGCAGGGCGACGCGGTGGTGATCATCGACGCGGACCTGCAGGACCCGCCGGAACTGATTCCCGATATGATCGCCAAGTGGAAGGAAGGCTACGAGGTGGTCTACGGCAAGCGCGCCAAGCGCGAGGGGGAGAATGCGTTCAAGCTGCTGACCGCTTGGGCGTTCTACCGCGTGCTCGATAAGCTGAGCGATGGCCGCATCCCACGCGATACGGGCGATTTCCGCCTGATCGACGCCTGCGTGGTGGACGTGCTGCGCGGCATGCCGGAAAAGAGCCGTTTCTTGCGCGGCATGGTGGCGTGGGTGGGCTACAACCAGGTTGCGCTGGAATACAACCGCGACGAGCGCTGGGCGGGGGAGACGAAATACCCCTTAAAAAAGATGCTCAAGCTGGCCTCGGACGGCATCATGTCCTTTTCCTACAAACCGCTGTCTTGGGCGACGAAGGCAGGCGTGCTGACGGGCGGTATCGCCCTTGTGTACCTGCTTGCATCCTTCATCCTCTGGTGCGTCACCCGCGCGGTGCCCGCCTATCATTTCCTTTTTGCATTGCTGCTGGGCGTTCAGGGCATCATTTTATGTATGATGGGCCTGCAGGGCGCCTACATCGGCCGCATCTTTGCGCAGTCGCAGGGACGCCCGCTCTACATCGTACGCAAAACCTACGGCTATGAGGAAGCCTGA
- a CDS encoding YlcI/YnfO family protein translates to MRKFHIPSIPKTINRSIRFPVVLIDAVQARIRDTSCSFSAFVIEAVRAALDSLEEEQ, encoded by the coding sequence ATGCGCAAATTTCACATCCCCAGCATCCCCAAAACGATCAACCGATCGATACGCTTCCCCGTGGTACTTATCGATGCCGTGCAGGCGCGCATCCGCGATACGTCCTGCAGCTTTTCCGCGTTTGTCATCGAGGCGGTGCGCGCAGCGCTCGATTCCCTAGAGGAGGAGCAATAA
- a CDS encoding toxin-antitoxin system protein, whose protein sequence is MRPLKEQVSITLDAEVIASIRKLAEEDDRSFSQYVNMVLKEHLKTKEA, encoded by the coding sequence TTGAGACCATTGAAGGAGCAGGTAAGCATCACATTGGATGCGGAAGTGATCGCAAGTATTCGCAAATTGGCAGAAGAGGATGACCGTTCCTTTTCCCAGTATGTAAACATGGTGCTCAAAGAGCATCTCAAAACCAAAGAAGCATAA
- a CDS encoding GntR family transcriptional regulator — MVVEIDFASSEPIYQQIVSQVIRGIADGALKSGDALPSVRQLAVDLGINLHTVHKAYDVLRQQGYVLIHRRRGALISAPARQDAAFIDTLEHGVRGFADRARSRGMDEETFLALCRRAYNEPPEAASDQEV; from the coding sequence ATGGTGGTGGAAATCGACTTCGCTTCCAGCGAACCGATCTATCAGCAGATCGTTTCGCAGGTGATCCGCGGCATTGCCGACGGCGCGCTGAAAAGCGGCGACGCGCTGCCCTCCGTGCGGCAGCTGGCGGTGGATTTGGGCATCAACCTGCACACCGTGCACAAGGCCTACGACGTGCTGCGCCAGCAGGGGTATGTGCTCATCCACCGCAGGCGGGGGGCGCTCATCAGCGCGCCCGCGCGTCAGGACGCGGCGTTTATCGATACGCTGGAGCACGGCGTGCGCGGCTTTGCGGACAGGGCGCGCAGCCGCGGCATGGATGAGGAGACGTTCCTCGCACTGTGCAGGCGCGCCTACAATGAGCCGCCGGAAGCGGCAAGCGACCAGGAGGTGTAA
- a CDS encoding ABC transporter permease, producing MVKTSKLGAFIQKFYLWIILIFLYAPIVVMMVYSFNQSKTMGHWTGFTFAWYGKLFNDPNIMQALYVTLAVAVLAAIISTIIGTFAAIGIHSLRRGSRMVFTNVTYLPMVNPDIVTGVSLMILFIFCQLPLGFFTMLLAHITFDVPYVVFAVLPKLTQLNPHIYEAALDLGASPWQALRKVVLPEIRSGIVTGALMSFTLSLDDFVISRFTSVEAQNLSMLIYSKTRVGVDPTINALSTLMFVSVMALLVIVNWRTMRDARAQRT from the coding sequence ATGGTAAAGACATCCAAACTGGGCGCTTTTATCCAGAAGTTTTACCTGTGGATCATCCTCATCTTCCTCTACGCGCCCATTGTGGTGATGATGGTCTACTCCTTCAACCAGTCCAAAACGATGGGCCACTGGACCGGCTTTACCTTTGCATGGTACGGCAAGCTGTTCAACGACCCCAACATCATGCAGGCCCTCTACGTGACGCTGGCCGTGGCGGTGCTGGCCGCCATCATCTCCACCATCATCGGCACCTTTGCGGCCATCGGCATCCACTCGCTGCGCAGGGGCAGCCGCATGGTCTTTACCAACGTCACCTACCTGCCGATGGTCAACCCCGATATCGTCACCGGCGTATCGCTGATGATCCTGTTTATCTTCTGCCAGCTGCCGCTGGGCTTCTTTACGATGCTGCTTGCGCACATCACCTTTGACGTGCCCTACGTGGTGTTCGCGGTGCTGCCCAAGCTCACCCAGCTCAACCCACACATCTACGAGGCCGCGCTGGATTTGGGGGCCAGCCCCTGGCAGGCGCTGCGCAAGGTGGTGCTGCCCGAGATCCGCTCCGGCATCGTCACCGGCGCGCTGATGAGCTTTACCCTGTCGCTGGACGACTTTGTCATCAGCCGCTTTACCAGCGTGGAGGCGCAGAACCTATCCATGCTGATCTACTCCAAAACACGCGTGGGCGTGGACCCCACCATCAACGCGCTGAGCACCCTGATGTTTGTCAGCGTCATGGCGTTGCTGGTGATCGTCAACTGGCGTACCATGCGCGACGCGCGCGCGCAGCGTACATAG